In a genomic window of Mucilaginibacter sp. KACC 22063:
- a CDS encoding response regulator transcription factor, with protein METSPINIAIVDDHTLFREGMAALLCEFSEINILFQAGHGIQMQQMLQKENAPDVILMDINMPLMDGYDATAWLYKNYPEVKVLALSMFEDDVSVIKMIKAGACGYVLKESRPRELLNAITHLHERGSYMNELVSRKLLKNVKEESSKLLLTKRELQFMKLCCSELTYKEIADKMFVNHRTVDNYRESLFLKLNLKSRVGIVLYAIKNQIFNFKENFQ; from the coding sequence ATGGAAACATCACCAATTAATATTGCTATTGTGGATGACCATACTTTATTCAGAGAAGGAATGGCGGCATTGTTATGTGAGTTTAGCGAGATCAATATCCTGTTTCAGGCGGGGCATGGTATCCAAATGCAGCAGATGCTTCAGAAAGAAAATGCGCCTGATGTAATATTAATGGACATTAATATGCCGCTAATGGATGGTTATGATGCTACTGCCTGGCTCTATAAAAATTATCCGGAGGTAAAGGTTTTAGCATTAAGTATGTTTGAAGATGATGTTTCGGTAATTAAAATGATCAAGGCCGGCGCATGCGGATACGTGTTAAAAGAATCACGCCCACGCGAGCTGCTTAATGCCATTACTCATTTACATGAAAGAGGCAGTTACATGAACGAACTGGTATCGCGCAAACTGCTGAAAAATGTAAAAGAAGAAAGCAGCAAGCTGCTGCTTACCAAGCGCGAACTTCAGTTTATGAAACTATGTTGTTCTGAACTTACCTATAAAGAGATTGCCGATAAAATGTTTGTGAACCACCGTACCGTAGACAATTACAGGGAATCGTTATTCTTAAAGCTTAATCTTAAATCGAGGGTTGGTATTGTGCTATATGCCATAAAAAACCAGATCTTCAATTTTAAAGAAAATTTTCAATAG
- a CDS encoding sensor histidine kinase has product MSENQREIYIAVITTSVIFLLIACGLILLVLIYNRRKQKHIEEKAAMQNAFGAELIKTQYEVQEQTLQTIGAELHDNIGQLLSLTSLTLGSIEIEQDGKIKQKIDTAITLTNNSIKEMRMLGRLLQGENLIGQGLANAVLQELQWLEKSGRFEISYQIEKHWPESGNADKDLFIFRIIQEIINNIIKHAFCTRISIKLELKQGVLNLIVEDNGVGFDPGTQQEDKNGMGLQNINRRAAMIGGSAEIYSMPGKGTSITLFIPYP; this is encoded by the coding sequence ATGTCTGAAAATCAAAGAGAAATATATATCGCAGTTATAACTACCTCGGTAATCTTTCTGTTGATTGCCTGTGGCCTTATTTTGCTTGTACTAATTTATAACCGCCGTAAACAAAAGCATATTGAAGAAAAAGCAGCAATGCAAAATGCTTTTGGCGCCGAACTTATTAAAACACAATATGAGGTTCAGGAACAAACGTTGCAAACCATAGGCGCCGAACTGCATGATAACATCGGTCAGTTATTAAGTTTAACATCACTTACGCTGGGCTCAATTGAAATTGAACAAGACGGAAAAATTAAGCAGAAGATAGATACTGCCATAACGCTTACCAATAATTCGATAAAGGAAATGCGGATGCTTGGCCGGTTACTGCAAGGGGAAAACCTGATTGGGCAGGGCCTGGCTAATGCTGTTTTACAAGAGTTGCAGTGGCTGGAAAAGTCGGGGAGATTTGAAATAAGTTACCAGATAGAAAAACACTGGCCCGAAAGCGGCAATGCAGATAAAGATCTTTTCATTTTTCGTATCATACAGGAAATTATTAATAACATTATCAAACATGCCTTTTGCACCCGCATCAGCATAAAGCTTGAGCTTAAACAGGGGGTATTGAATCTGATTGTTGAAGATAATGGTGTTGGGTTTGACCCGGGGACACAACAGGAAGATAAAAATGGAATGGGTTTGCAAAACATTAATCGCAGGGCGGCCATGATTGGCGGAAGTGCAGAAATTTATTCTATGCCGGGAAAGGGCACCAGTATTACACTATTTATACCTTATCCGTAA
- a CDS encoding alpha-L-rhamnosidase: MLTKIYSSLLLLAAIYSNAAAKPVALQCEHLNNPLGIDALHPRLSWRMDDPRQGARQTAYQLIVGTDSAQVAKGTGTDWQTAEIKSQQTLVNYQGKPLHEFTKYYWCVRQWDKDHKASLSSVASFETAMLNMDQWKGYWISDHKSIDEKAAPYFRHEFSVKKKIVSARAYIVAAGLYELYINGQRIGDHRLDPMYTRFDRRNLYVTYDITAELQKGKNALGILLGNGWYNHQSTAVWYFDKAWWRARPAFCMDLRITYSDGTVETVVSDASWKTALSPVVFNSIYTGEHYDARLEQPGWNKPGFNDTTWKDVLIRPAPSEKIKSQTMVPIRNVLRIPVKAMHKINDTAYVFDMGRNFSGVSQLTVKGEAGTVIRLQHAERLYKNGRADQSNIIMHYRPHDDLDPFQTDIFTLSGKGEETFMPRFNYKGFQYVEITSSKPIHLTEQSLVGWFMHSDVNSVGHVSSSNPIIDKIWQATNNSYLSNLFGYPTDCPQREKNGWTGDAHIAIETGLYNFDGISVYEKWMNDHRDEQQPNGVFPATIPSAGWGYEWANGPDWTSTIAIIPWKIYEFYGDKKVLVACYDNIRKYVDHINYLYPSGLTTWGLGDWVPVKSQSPVELTSSIYYYTDVNILAKAAKLIGKTDDYNKYSLLAEKIKDAINKKYLNTKTGVYGSGYQTEQSAPLYWGIVPEQLKPKVAANLAKAVADANYHLDVGILGAKAILTALSDNGYADVAYKIAAQTTYPSWGWWMVNGATTLYENWNIDSKSDISLNHIMFGEIGAWLYKGIGGIRPDAEHPGFSNIIIEPHFVSGLTHFEAEHDAPQGKIISAWKRNGSDVDYHLIIPANATASLRLPKGRITLNGKPFQNTGKLVSGTYDFKVLLQ, encoded by the coding sequence GTGCTAACTAAAATATATTCTTCGCTTTTGCTGCTTGCGGCAATTTATTCAAATGCTGCGGCCAAACCTGTGGCACTTCAATGCGAGCACTTAAATAATCCGCTTGGTATTGATGCCTTGCACCCTAGGTTATCATGGCGGATGGACGATCCCAGGCAGGGCGCCAGACAAACTGCTTATCAGCTTATTGTAGGTACAGATTCGGCACAGGTTGCGAAAGGCACAGGGACCGATTGGCAAACTGCCGAAATTAAATCGCAGCAAACATTGGTCAATTACCAGGGCAAGCCCTTGCATGAATTTACCAAGTACTACTGGTGTGTACGCCAGTGGGATAAAGATCATAAAGCTTCGCTATCATCAGTTGCCTCGTTTGAAACAGCCATGCTTAACATGGACCAATGGAAAGGCTACTGGATAAGCGATCATAAAAGCATCGATGAAAAGGCTGCACCGTATTTCAGGCATGAGTTTTCAGTTAAAAAGAAGATCGTATCAGCGAGGGCTTATATCGTAGCGGCTGGCTTGTACGAGTTATATATTAATGGCCAGCGCATTGGTGACCACCGCCTCGACCCGATGTATACGCGTTTCGACCGACGTAACCTGTATGTAACTTATGATATAACTGCTGAACTACAGAAAGGCAAAAATGCGCTTGGCATTTTACTGGGTAATGGCTGGTATAATCATCAGTCGACCGCGGTATGGTATTTTGACAAAGCCTGGTGGCGTGCCCGCCCGGCGTTTTGCATGGATCTGCGCATTACCTATTCTGACGGCACAGTTGAAACCGTTGTTTCTGATGCTTCGTGGAAAACGGCTTTAAGCCCTGTGGTTTTCAACAGCATTTACACAGGTGAGCATTATGATGCCCGCCTGGAGCAACCCGGATGGAACAAACCCGGCTTTAACGATACTACCTGGAAAGATGTGCTGATCAGGCCTGCCCCGTCTGAAAAAATCAAATCGCAAACTATGGTGCCTATCCGCAATGTATTGCGCATACCTGTAAAAGCCATGCATAAGATAAATGATACCGCTTATGTATTTGATATGGGGCGTAACTTTTCGGGCGTTAGCCAGCTTACGGTTAAAGGCGAAGCAGGAACGGTGATCAGGTTACAACATGCAGAACGTTTATATAAAAATGGCCGCGCCGATCAATCGAACATTATTATGCATTATCGTCCGCATGATGATCTCGACCCGTTCCAAACCGACATATTTACCTTAAGTGGCAAGGGCGAAGAAACCTTTATGCCGCGCTTTAATTACAAAGGATTTCAGTATGTTGAAATTACCAGCAGCAAACCGATTCATTTAACCGAGCAAAGCCTTGTGGGCTGGTTTATGCACAGCGATGTAAATAGCGTTGGGCATGTCTCCTCGTCAAACCCTATTATAGATAAGATCTGGCAGGCTACCAATAACTCTTACCTGTCGAACCTGTTTGGCTATCCAACCGATTGCCCTCAGCGTGAGAAAAACGGATGGACGGGTGATGCGCATATCGCTATAGAAACAGGCTTGTATAACTTCGATGGTATATCAGTTTACGAAAAATGGATGAATGACCACCGCGACGAGCAGCAGCCAAATGGCGTATTTCCGGCTACTATACCATCAGCGGGTTGGGGTTACGAATGGGCAAACGGCCCCGACTGGACAAGTACCATCGCTATTATCCCATGGAAAATCTACGAATTTTACGGCGATAAAAAAGTACTTGTTGCTTGCTACGATAACATCAGAAAATATGTGGATCACATCAATTACCTGTATCCATCAGGCTTAACCACCTGGGGTTTGGGTGATTGGGTGCCGGTAAAATCGCAATCCCCGGTTGAACTAACTTCTTCTATTTATTACTATACCGATGTCAATATTTTGGCAAAGGCGGCTAAACTAATTGGTAAAACAGATGATTACAACAAGTACTCGCTGCTTGCCGAAAAGATTAAGGATGCTATCAATAAAAAATATCTCAATACCAAAACAGGTGTTTACGGGTCAGGCTATCAGACCGAGCAAAGCGCTCCGCTGTATTGGGGTATAGTTCCTGAGCAACTTAAACCAAAAGTAGCTGCTAACCTTGCCAAAGCTGTGGCCGATGCAAACTACCATCTCGATGTTGGCATACTTGGCGCTAAGGCTATATTAACCGCATTAAGCGACAATGGCTATGCCGACGTGGCCTACAAAATAGCCGCACAGACAACTTATCCATCATGGGGATGGTGGATGGTAAACGGCGCTACTACGCTTTACGAAAACTGGAACATTGATTCGAAGAGTGACATCTCCCTGAACCACATTATGTTTGGCGAAATAGGTGCGTGGCTTTATAAAGGCATTGGTGGTATAAGGCCCGACGCTGAACATCCCGGCTTTAGTAACATCATTATTGAGCCGCATTTTGTATCAGGACTTACACATTTTGAAGCCGAACACGATGCGCCGCAAGGAAAAATCATTTCAGCATGGAAAAGAAACGGCAGTGATGTTGACTATCATTTAATTATCCCTGCCAATGCTACAGCAAGTTTGCGCCTGCCAAAAGGTAGGATAACGCTTAACGGCAAACCGTTTCAAAACACAGGAAAGCTGGTATCCGGAACGTATGACTTTAAGGTGCTATTACAATAA
- a CDS encoding S9 family peptidase: MKFKFSPFARLALTIVFGLACFYQAAAQFPGTQWTKDGFHYYELDNGNIVSVDAREPSKQTVLLNRNQLGIAKGDTIKVRRFSVSQNGDKVLISTNTKKVWRYDTRGDYWLYDLHTNKLKQLGKGRPASSLMFAKLSPDGTKAAYVSEHNIYVEDLATGTIKPLTTDGTKRLINGTFDWAYEEEFDCRDGFRWSPDSRSIAYWQIDARKIRNYLMLNTTDSAYSFNVPVEYPVAGTDPSSCKVGVVNVSTAKTNWMKVPGDAVQHYIPRMEWAASSNELILQQLNRAQNESRIIMCNISNATARIISSETDKAWVDVKPEPIGWDWLSSGKAFIWLSDKDGWRHIYKINREGQEQLLTKGNYDVVEVSLIDEADGFVYFIASPENATQRYLYRVSLNGSTTPDRITPMDQPGTHSYELSPNGKLALHNFSNSFTRPLSEVVNIPQHQHIGGTEIRLNADAVKNKTEFFKVKTADGIELDGWMVKPTNFDPSKKYPVVFYVYGEPASQTVIDRFGASRNGLYKGSMADDGYIYISIENRGAPAPRGREFRKAIYKNIGILNVHDQAMAAKEILKWPYVDSSRVAVWGWSGGGSSTLNLMFQYPEVYKTGIAIAAVGNQLTYDNIYQERYMGVPTDEAGRAVFIKGSPVTYAKNLKGNLLYIHGTGDDNVHYANAEQLINQLVKYNKQFQLMSYPNRTHAISEGEGTTEHLRTLYTQYLREHCPPGGR, encoded by the coding sequence ATGAAATTCAAATTTTCCCCTTTTGCCAGGCTGGCATTAACCATTGTGTTTGGTTTGGCCTGCTTTTACCAGGCTGCTGCACAGTTTCCGGGCACCCAATGGACCAAAGATGGTTTTCACTATTACGAGCTTGACAATGGAAATATTGTGAGCGTAGATGCGCGCGAACCATCAAAGCAAACGGTGCTGCTTAACCGCAACCAGTTAGGCATTGCCAAAGGAGACACGATAAAGGTACGCAGGTTTTCGGTATCACAAAACGGAGATAAGGTATTGATCAGCACCAATACCAAAAAGGTTTGGCGCTATGATACCCGGGGCGACTACTGGCTTTATGACCTGCACACCAATAAACTAAAACAGTTAGGTAAAGGAAGGCCGGCATCGTCATTGATGTTTGCCAAGCTATCGCCAGATGGTACAAAGGCCGCTTATGTAAGCGAACATAATATTTATGTGGAGGATTTAGCCACAGGTACTATCAAGCCTTTAACTACTGACGGCACCAAGCGTTTGATCAACGGTACGTTTGACTGGGCTTATGAAGAAGAGTTTGATTGCCGCGATGGGTTCAGATGGTCGCCTGATAGCCGGTCTATCGCTTACTGGCAAATTGATGCCCGTAAGATCAGAAACTACCTGATGCTCAACACTACAGACTCTGCCTACTCATTTAATGTGCCTGTTGAATATCCGGTTGCCGGCACCGACCCAAGTTCATGCAAAGTAGGGGTTGTAAACGTTTCAACGGCAAAAACTAACTGGATGAAAGTTCCGGGTGATGCTGTGCAGCATTACATCCCGCGTATGGAATGGGCTGCCAGCAGCAATGAACTGATATTGCAGCAGCTGAACCGGGCACAAAATGAAAGCCGCATTATCATGTGCAATATTTCAAATGCAACGGCGAGGATAATATCAAGTGAAACTGATAAGGCCTGGGTTGACGTAAAGCCTGAACCTATTGGCTGGGATTGGTTAAGCAGCGGTAAGGCTTTTATATGGCTAAGTGATAAAGACGGCTGGAGGCATATTTATAAAATCAATCGTGAAGGCCAGGAGCAATTGCTTACCAAAGGCAACTATGATGTGGTGGAGGTTAGCCTGATTGATGAAGCTGACGGTTTTGTGTATTTTATTGCATCGCCGGAGAATGCAACACAACGTTATTTATACCGTGTTTCTTTAAATGGCAGCACCACGCCCGACCGTATTACGCCAATGGACCAGCCGGGCACTCACAGCTATGAGCTATCGCCGAATGGTAAGCTGGCATTACATAATTTTTCAAACAGCTTTACCCGTCCGCTGTCAGAAGTGGTTAACATCCCGCAGCACCAGCACATCGGTGGTACAGAAATTAGGTTAAATGCCGATGCCGTTAAAAACAAAACCGAGTTTTTTAAAGTGAAAACCGCTGATGGCATTGAGCTGGACGGCTGGATGGTAAAACCAACTAACTTTGATCCATCGAAAAAATATCCCGTTGTATTTTATGTGTATGGTGAACCGGCTTCGCAAACCGTGATAGACAGGTTTGGCGCATCGCGTAACGGGTTGTACAAAGGCAGCATGGCTGATGATGGGTATATCTACATATCTATCGAAAACCGCGGTGCACCTGCGCCACGCGGACGCGAGTTCCGTAAAGCGATCTATAAAAATATCGGCATTTTAAACGTACACGACCAGGCAATGGCCGCCAAAGAGATTTTAAAGTGGCCTTATGTTGATAGCAGCCGTGTTGCGGTTTGGGGCTGGAGCGGCGGTGGTTCGTCAACCCTTAACCTGATGTTCCAATACCCTGAAGTATACAAAACAGGTATTGCTATTGCAGCCGTGGGCAACCAGCTTACGTATGATAATATTTACCAGGAACGCTATATGGGCGTACCTACTGATGAAGCCGGGCGTGCGGTTTTTATTAAAGGGTCGCCGGTTACTTATGCCAAAAACTTAAAGGGAAACCTGTTGTACATTCATGGTACCGGAGACGATAACGTACATTACGCTAATGCCGAGCAGCTGATCAATCAGCTGGTTAAGTACAACAAGCAGTTTCAACTGATGTCATACCCAAACCGCACACACGCCATATCAGAAGGCGAAGGCACTACCGAACATTTGCGTACACTTTATACACAATATCTTCGTGAACATTGCCCTCCGGGTGGAAGATAG